TGAGAATAAAAAACCACCGGCTCATGGGATTCATTCACCTGATCCTCGCCATTCAAACTGCAATCCTGTTTTTTGGTACCGATCCGTTTACTGATCCCCTGCCGCAATTTTTCAGGGAAATCAGCCCATGGTTTTCCGCCGACATCACGCCGTTCAACAGGCTGGGGCTTTTCATGCGCCTCTATCCCAAAATGATTTTTTACTATAATGCCCATTATATGTGGTTCCACCCGCCGCTTCTGTTCATCAGTTATGCCTGCATAACCTTGACATTTGCCGCATCGGTTTTCATGCTGATTAATCGCGAGCTGTCCATTGAAACACTTGGCTACGGTTATGCAAAAATGGGATATTTTGTCCTGACCCTGGGAATGCTTCTGGGCTATCCCTGGGCGCTTCAGGCATGGGGGCCAAACTGGTGGTGGGACCCGAAAATCTGCAGTTCACTGATGATGTGGGCAATTTACAGCACCTATCTTCATACCAGACTTTATGCGAATAAACCCGGCATGTGGTATTTTTCATCGGCCCTTGGAATTCTCTGTTTCCTGGCGATGATCTTTACCTTTATCAGTTCATTTTTCTTCCCGGGCGAGCATACGTTTCAATGAAAAGAAAGTGAAGAGTGAATGTAGCTTACAATTAACAATTATCAATTGATAATTACTTATTTTATCAATCAGAAACAATCATGTTAAAAAAATCTTCCTATGACTTCAACCTGATCCTGGCAACCGCGGTGGTGCTCTTCATCATTTCGGCAATAAGCATTTACGGCATGTTCTACTTCAAATTTGCCGAAATCCATCAAATGCCCCCTGCAACCAAGTCACTGTACATGCACAACATGAACAAAGCGGTGACCCCGTTTATTCTTGCCTTGATTCTTCTTCTGGGCATCTGTGTGCCCAAACGGCTTCTGCCGGTTGTCTGGGTCAATCGCTTTGCAGTCTTTCTTGTTGCCGCTGCTGTGCTTTGCGGAATCTTTTTGGACTGGAAAACAGCGATCCTGACAGTGCTTATCGCCTCGCTGATCCTCCAGACAATTGTCCTGTTCATGGCTGTAGCCGGAAGTGAAAAGCTGAATTTTATAAAAAAAGGATATTGGCTGCGGGTGGGATCGTCACTGATTCATCAGGGTCTGATCCTTTTTATTCTGGATCTGCTTCTCTACCGGTATCATACCCTGCATCTCGTCTTGTTTTGGTTCACGACGATTTCCACGGTAGTGGGCATGATTTTCTGCTTTTACTCAGAAGCGGTTGCCTGGCTTATTGCAAAGATAAGATCCGGAGTTAATCCGTCACAATCAAACGATAATCCGGTGTAGGATTAAGCGGGCAGGAAAACAGGTATTCGCCGGCTTTGAGGTGGATCGGGTAATCCTTTGTCACTCCCCGATAAAGACCGCCGCCCGAAATCTTGGGCAAGCGGAGGCGGTCAACCAGACGGGCGCTCCTGATATAAAATCCAATCTGATAGGGTACATTTACATTTTTGACCCGGAAGATATAGTCGCCGCTTTTGAGTTCCAATGGTTTGAACTGCTCTGCTCTCTCATTAAGAGTCTGCTTATTGATTGATTCACAGTCAGTTTTTCGGGTGGTGACAAAATTATAATTCTTCCCCTCAAACTCGAGGAACTGACAGACGATCTGGGTAATTTCAATTATTTGAGGTTCTTCCTGGGCGAAGGAATCAAGGGAACACAAAAAAATCAGCACGAGGGCAAAGGACAAACTCCGCAATCCTGAAACCAGGCTTTTATACAAAGAAACCAACTCGACATTTGTTTTCATAATTACCTCGTCTGCAACGAAAAACGGCATCGGGGAGCCGATGCCGTTGTCAATTATATGATTGAACTATTTACTTAAACAAATTGGGATTATTGGCAATCTTCCTGACAAGTTCACGGTAATCAAGAGCGCCGGGACTTCCAGGGGCATATTCATAGATAGTCTGCCCATAGGCCGGGGCTTCAGAAATCCGGACATTGTATCTGATCGGAGTGCAAAGTATGTTCCCGTAGAGCTGCTCAAGTCTTTCAAGGATTCCCGTGGATTTCTTGACTCTCTGGTCCCTGAAAGTCGGCAGAATATATTTCAGCGAAACCCCTTTGCGGTATTTCTGGATAGCGGACATACTTTTCAAAAATTCAACAAGACCCTGAAGGGTCATGACTTCAAGTGAAACCGGCGCGAGAATCTCCTTCACATAAAAGAGAACGTTGACCGTCAGAGGGTCCCAGCCTGGAGAAGTATCAACGATAACGTAGTCATAGGCCCCATCCAATGGTTCAAGGGTCTCTTTCAGGGTCATTTCGCCGCCGAAATCTTTTCTGTCGATGATGCGCTTGAGTCCGGCCAGGGATTTTCCACCCGCCAACAACCACAACCGCTCCCGGGCCTTGATGATGGCCTCTTCTGGTCTTACTTCCTGGGTAACCAGTTCGGTAAGTCCGGCCTTGGGGTTGACCCCCAACATAAAACTATCCTGCCCCTGAGTATCAGTATCTATTAGTAAAACTTTAAAACCGGCAAGGGCCAGACCTGCAGCAAGATTAACCGAGGTTGTTGTTTTCCCGACCCCGCCCTTACTCAAGGTGACGCCAATTCGACGGGTAGGTTGTTTCGTGGATGGATCCGAGACAGCGTGTGCAGCCGGCACAGCAGCTGCAGCACCAGGGGCAGCGGGCGCTGCTGCGGGCTTTTGTGAAACCTGTAAGGGAAATTGCTTGCCGCAACCATTACATCGTGCCACTTTTACATTGGCTGGGATTCTCTTTTCATCAATCTCATGTTTTTTTTCACAATGAGGACAAGTGACAACCATCACGAAATCTCCCGTTCAGTAATTTGAATCTCGCAAAAAAAATATTTTTTGCCGCAGCGTACTGTTTGAATCTCTAGATACTTAATACCTACGATCTCATTCTGAAACATGCGTATTTATTTAATGCTGCTGATCTTCGTAAAATAAACAGTGTCCAGCTGGTCATTATTTTCGTATTAATTCGGGAAAGAACCAGGGTGCTCCAGTGTAATTTTTTACTAGACGTCAACTTTATTCGTTAAATTTCAATATTATATATAAAAAATCCCTAGCAAATAAGCAACTGCAACTTGATCCTTGGCTGATAAATTCGCAGTTATTTACTGTTTTTCGCCAATATACGTTTCACCAGCGCACTTTTTTCACCCTTGATCTCAAAATCATTCATAATTACCTTTAAGGCCTGCTCAATAATAAGAGATTTGGTAACCCGGGTGCCGTATTCACCAGCCATCAACTTAATCAAACTCTCCTTGGTATCATCCAGTTCAGCTGCAAGTTGGGAACTGAGATAATGGGTGATTCTCTTTTTACCGATAAGTTTCTGATTCTCGTCTTTTCTGCTTTTGCCTTTCTTCTTCAGGGGAAAATCATCAAAGGTAAGTTCATCTTCCCGGGGTTGGGCACACCGCTTCACAAGATCGTTCAGCTCTTCAAGTCCGGGTATCTGATCAAAATGAGGCCCGCCCAGAAGATCGTCAAGAATATTTATTTTTTCCTTTTTAACAGCCATCTATTCGAGCCCTTCTAATAATCCAATTCAACGGCTGTTATTCATTTTGGAATATCTTGGCACGATGCTGTTGAAAATAGGTTTCAAATTTTTTCGCACTGTCCTTATCGAGATTGATTAATTCGATTCCGCACAGGAAATTATCATAGGTGTCCGGCGAGATATGCACCACAACACCCTGCAGACTGAATTTCTTTCCATCGAGAGTTAGGCTTAAGGTTAATTCTTCACCTACGGAAAACAGATTACCGTACTTGAGAGTGATACCGACGCCGTTGATTCCCAAATCAACGATCTCAAAGGTATCGTCTTTAATGTCTGCGGTGATCACTTCCGAACCGGTCAATTGCAAACGAAAGCACTGACGTATAACCCCCTCTGGACTCATAGCGTTCCTCCTGCGAGACTAAGGTAATATTCTATCATGTGAAAATGCCCGACAAACATTATTATTGGAAATTCCCTCACAGTTTTGTTACGGCTCATCCAGAACTAATTGCACTTCCGTTGAATTTATTTTATCTCCGAGATTATCTAACTCATAACACGAAACTGCGATTTGTTCATAGATTATTCAATTTATATAATTAATTATAGATAGTTATGTCAAATCTTTATACGTTTTCAGGCGAGAAAAAATACAGTTTCTCTTCCTCAAGCAAACAGATGAATAACCGGTTCACAGCAAATTATCAAAAAAAATTACTCTGGAAGCGATGCGACAACATATTAATAATACGACAATATATTCAATTTAACATTTCCATGTATCTTGTTAAATACCTTTCTTTTTTTTGCATTTAAAACAACTTTGAATAATACTGAAAGAATATTCAAAAGGATATATTATTGATTGCATTGGTTTTATAGTTGAATGTAGCTGCGGGTTTACAATATGGCTATCCAGATGAAATTTAGGTATAGTGCGAGGCGATATGTATGAAAATATCAATTACTTATTGCAAACAGTGAAACTATTTCCCCCGGGCTTCCAGTTTGGGAGCTGAAATTCAAAAAAAAATCAGCGCCGAAGTGGAATACATTGCCGGTTCCGGTGGAATTTTTGAAATTGTTGCGGATGGCAGGGAAATTTTTTCAAAACGTAAAATCGGCCGGTTTCCTGACGCTTCGGAAATAATCAAAATACTCAAATAATGAACCAGGTATTCATATTTTTAAACCACTAAATATCATCTTCTTAAATCCTTATAATAATTAAATTCCTGATAAAAAATGGCCGATTCTTCCGAACTACCCGTATCCCTTAAACAAATAGATGCCGCTGGTGCTGTTGAAAACACCTGGCCGCTGGGGGGAAAAAACACATTCAGAATAGGCCGCTCAACTGATAATTACATCGCTCTCCCCTATTCCTGGGTTTCACGAAAGCACGCGATGATCCAGGTTGAACAGAATGATGTATATTCCATCATTGATCTGGGCTCCGCCAACGGAACATCTGTCAATAATAAACGAATCCTCACCCCCACCCACCTTCAATCCGGGGATATAATCGCCATCGGCAACACGAATATCATATTTTTCCAGAAGAGTTCACCTGCATTGCAAAAAGACCAGGATGAAGAGGACCCGGAAAACCAGACAGTTGCCTTTATTCAGAAAGAAATAGTGACCATTCTTGTCTGTGATATTGCTGAATATACGCGATTGTCTGAAAAAATCGGCGACAATCTCATTTCAAAATTATTAAGGGCCTGGACCGGCAAGGTCACTGCCATTGTCCGCAAAAATAACGG
The genomic region above belongs to Pseudomonadota bacterium and contains:
- a CDS encoding cytochrome c biogenesis protein: INLCSPKPHFQKSSGWLHGMTAGLYVAGFLLICWFHYCINRHLPLELPAEFIQWLNLQLQSMNAGSPYPLPLYDALAPPRYTIPVWIENEKYYFWFLCYALLASIAYLRIKNHRLMGFIHLILAIQTAILFFGTDPFTDPLPQFFREISPWFSADITPFNRLGLFMRLYPKMIFYYNAHYMWFHPPLLFISYACITLTFAASVFMLINRELSIETLGYGYAKMGYFVLTLGMLLGYPWALQAWGPNWWWDPKICSSLMMWAIYSTYLHTRLYANKPGMWYFSSALGILCFLAMIFTFISSFFFPGEHTFQ
- a CDS encoding zinc-ribbon domain-containing protein encodes the protein MVVTCPHCEKKHEIDEKRIPANVKVARCNGCGKQFPLQVSQKPAAAPAAPGAAAAVPAAHAVSDPSTKQPTRRIGVTLSKGGVGKTTTSVNLAAGLALAGFKVLLIDTDTQGQDSFMLGVNPKAGLTELVTQEVRPEEAIIKARERLWLLAGGKSLAGLKRIIDRKDFGGEMTLKETLEPLDGAYDYVIVDTSPGWDPLTVNVLFYVKEILAPVSLEVMTLQGLVEFLKSMSAIQKYRKGVSLKYILPTFRDQRVKKSTGILERLEQLYGNILCTPIRYNVRISEAPAYGQTIYEYAPGSPGALDYRELVRKIANNPNLFK
- a CDS encoding PilZ domain-containing protein; the protein is MSPEGVIRQCFRLQLTGSEVITADIKDDTFEIVDLGINGVGITLKYGNLFSVGEELTLSLTLDGKKFSLQGVVVHISPDTYDNFLCGIELINLDKDSAKKFETYFQQHRAKIFQNE
- a CDS encoding Rdx family protein, giving the protein MGAEIQKKISAEVEYIAGSGGIFEIVADGREIFSKRKIGRFPDASEIIKILK
- a CDS encoding adenylate/guanylate cyclase domain-containing protein: MADSSELPVSLKQIDAAGAVENTWPLGGKNTFRIGRSTDNYIALPYSWVSRKHAMIQVEQNDVYSIIDLGSANGTSVNNKRILTPTHLQSGDIIAIGNTNIIFFQKSSPALQKDQDEEDPENQTVAFIQKEIVTILVCDIAEYTRLSEKIGDNLISKLLRAWTGKVTAIVRKNNGIVDKFIGDAVLAIWKSGPDLKQTVNQALMTALEISEYTRSIGYKIPEVPWELKIHAALNTGEAIIGNMGVDGQRDFTVIGNVVNIAFRLESLTSKAGVDILISGDAIDILEEAKIHFTSKKYAVRGKEGEVQTYGCTFNQLRDYLVDNYQPS